A region from the Salvelinus sp. IW2-2015 linkage group LG19, ASM291031v2, whole genome shotgun sequence genome encodes:
- the LOC111979500 gene encoding spermatogenesis-associated protein 2, producing MDAKLQEDLFRRYVACLERRLEDGGGNAGPGRGTSQRGSEALLATALLGAYQPDPGQRFRMVRFYEVVENAMRCLRGCSLRGLERAFLTLETVCTNLLLFPWKKEFRCIKTFTGPYVYHLQAVMCDADLHSLLRSMGYSHDHELQFHVRDHPGGPAHLRQLAFELFLAQAECRLLGEVVALARGSASELEALEQRRGCRDDAAGCAEVLRRRDSLGADMARLSVRPVDIGHPHHLRRGGRPSKSVDVTDGAGHWHAASKPILKASLSLRKEPLFVDAEEDMKDEIIRPSTSTSMFSVAAPPSYSPLADFFPIQSPPSVDAYTSYHLSSLDEIDLYTERGGPGVGGRQTPSRPSSREPWDARDGWALKAHGGFSSLGVKCQGCGLGCSSLASCPRCEMILCPACRDIDPSPCCGLQEYPTPKSPRPMDGYLPVKEKLSVYSNTHSPHPHMHPHPLTLTHQHTHPHPQMVEKPLMATKLFPSKSVTMASAMVANADRGSLGGSRCGFCNKPGASHTCVNCSKVSCDSCISLYGKDLCTRKNPQHSFVPNHQLNFKSGTISHLVYR from the exons ATGGATGCTAAACTGCAAGAGGACCTGTTCCGGAGGTACGTGGCATGCCTGGAGAGGCGGCTGGAGGACGGAGGGGGGAATGCGGGCCCTGGGAGAGGCACCTCACAGAGGGGCAGCGAGGCCCTACTCGCCACGGCCCTGCTGGGGGCCTACCAGCCAGACCCTGGCCAGAGGTTCCGCATGGTGCGCTTCTATGAGGTGGTGGAGAATGCCATGCGCTGCCTGAGAGGCTGCAGTCTGCGTGGCCTGGAGAGAGCCTTCCTCACCCTGGAGACGGTCTGCACCAACCTGCTGCTCTTCCCCTGGAAGAAAGAGTTCCGCTGCATCAAG ACCTTCACGGGCCCGTATGTCTACCACCTTCAGGCTGTCATGTGCGACGCCGATCTCCATTCCCTCCTGCGTTCCATGGGCTACTCCCATGACCACGAGCTCCAGTTCCACGTCCGGGACCACCCTGGTGGCCCGGCCCACCTCCGGCAGCTAGCCTTTGAGCTCTTCCTGGCCCAGGCAGAGTGTCGTCTCCTTGGGGAGGTGGTGGCTCTGGCCCGGGGCTCAGCCTCTGAGCTGGAGGCCCTGGAGCAACGGAGGGGCTGCCGGGACGACGCAGCCGGCTGTGCCGAGGTCCTCCGGCGGCGGGACAGCCTCGGGGCTGACATGGCCCGGCTCTCTGTGCGACCAGTGGACATAGGTCACCCTCACCAtctgaggagagggggaaggccGTCCAAGTCAGTGGATGTGACGGATGGAGCTGGGCATTGGCACGCAGCCAGTAAGCCTATCCTGAAAGCCTCTCTGAGCCTGAGGAAGGAACCTCTGTTTGTGGATGCAGAGGAGGACATGAAGGATGAGATCATCAGGCCCAGCACCTCCACATCRATGTTTTCTGTGGCTGCCCCGCCTTCTTACAGCCCCTTGGCTGACTTCTTCCCTATTCAATCACCGCCCTCGGTTGATGCCTACACCTCCTACCACCTCTCCTCATTGGATGAGATTGATCTGTACACAGAGAGAGGTGGGCCTGGGGTTGGAGGTCGACAGACACCTTCCAGACCTTCATCCAGGGAGCCCTGGGATGCCAGGGATGGCTGGGCGCTCAAAGCCCACGGCGGGTTCTCTTCTCTGGGGGTGAAGTGTCAGGGTTGTGGCCTGGGCTGCTCCAGCCTGGCCTCCTGCCCTAGGTGTGAAATGATCCTGTGCCCGGCCTGTCGCGACATCGACCCCTCCCCCTGTTGTGGCCTGCAGGAGTACCCAACCCCCAAATCACCCCGCCCCATGGATGGCTACCTCCCCGTCAAGGAGAAGCTGTCAGTATACTCCAACACCCACTCTCCTCACCCCCACATGCACCCTCATCCCCTCACCCTCACCCACCAgcacacccacccccacccccagatGGTGGAGAAACCCCTCATGGCCACCAAGCTGTTTCCCAGCAAGTCGGTTACCATGGCGTCAGCCATGGTAGCCAATGCTGACCGAGGAAGTCTGGGGGGGTCGCGGTGCGGGTTCTGTAACAAGCCGGGCGCATCTCACACCTGTGTGAACTGCTCCAAGGTATCGTGTGACTCGTGCATAAGCCTGTACGGCAAAGACTTGTGCACACGTAAAAACCCCCAGCACAGCTTTGTCCCCAACCATCAGCTCAACTTTAAGTCTGGAACCATATCACACCTGGTGTACCGATGA
- the LOC111979428 gene encoding E3 ubiquitin-protein ligase RNF114, giving the protein MAMLGSFSSAQQNKNISGGDRDGTEFVCPVCLEIFDSPVTTQCGHTFCQSCLQECLRPQKPVCAVCRAALGHWAKATDLEALIHTSMAACKGCGAQVGLSQMRGHTAACSKYQEYIEEGVRTTAQTQPNIIGPMPNRFTFSCPYCNYQNLDQDGLVEHCTSQHARDTRHVVCPICASMPWGDPNYRSADFFQHLKIRHTFSYDTFVDYSXDEHTMIQEALQRSLMEN; this is encoded by the exons ATGGCGATGCTAGGATCTTTTAGCTCCGCAcagcagaataaaaatatttctgGCGGCGACAGGGACGGGACAGAGTTCGTATGTCCGGTTTGTCTCGAGATTTTCGATAgccctgtcacaacacaatgtggacatAC GTTTTGTCAAAGTTGTCTGCAGGAGTGCCTGCGGCCCCAGAAGCCAGTGTGTGCCGTTTGTAGGGCAGCACTGGGCCACTGGGCCAAAGCCACTGACCTAGAGGCCCTCATACACACCTCAATGGCGGCCTGCAAGGGCTGTggagcacag GTGGGCCTGTCCCAGATGAGAGGCCACACGGCAGCATGCTCCAAGTACCAGGAGTATATTGAGGAGGGGGTCAGGACCACTGCCCAGACCCAGCCTAACATTATTGG cCCTATGCCGAATCGCTTCACTTTCTCATGCCCCTACTGTAACTACCAGAACCTGGACCAGGACGGCCTGGTGGAGCACTGCACTTCCCAGCATGCCCGGGACACGCGCCACGTG GTGTGTCCTATCTGTGCCTCTATGCCTTGGGGGGACCCCAACTACAGGAGCGCTGACTTCTTCCAGCACCTAAAGATTAGACACACCTTCTCTTATGACACCTTTGTG GACTACTCKYCAGACGAACACACTATGATCCAGGAGGCTCTACAACGCTCCCTCATGGAGAACTGA